A DNA window from Vibrio tarriae contains the following coding sequences:
- a CDS encoding IS3 family transposase gives MKYEFIESYTGEYSISLMCRTLEVSRGGYYKWCHHTPSERSKRRERFEQLVMCTFAQYRARYGSVRIAEELNEAGYACCVNYVADIMKEKGIMARNGKGFKYSKDVAAMTNVADNLLRRDFESETPNQKWVTDITYIWVKSRWLFLATVMDLHSRRIVGWSLETTMTVELITNALKMAFESRKPPKGVIIHSDRGVQYRAYKYQDFMRKHGGVPSMSRQGNCWDNAVMESFYSRLKVELIYAEDYQTVEEARMGIFEYIEVFYNRRRRHSALGYVSPVEYESR, from the coding sequence GTGAAGTACGAGTTCATTGAAAGCTACACCGGCGAGTACTCGATTAGCTTAATGTGCCGCACCTTAGAAGTGAGTCGAGGCGGTTACTATAAATGGTGTCATCATACGCCGAGTGAGCGTTCAAAGCGGCGAGAGCGCTTTGAACAGCTAGTGATGTGTACCTTTGCCCAATATCGGGCGCGTTACGGTTCAGTGCGCATAGCCGAAGAGCTAAACGAAGCAGGCTATGCCTGCTGCGTGAACTATGTGGCTGATATCATGAAGGAAAAAGGTATCATGGCACGTAATGGTAAAGGGTTTAAATACAGCAAGGATGTAGCGGCTATGACGAATGTTGCCGACAATTTACTGCGAAGAGACTTTGAATCAGAGACACCCAATCAGAAGTGGGTCACGGACATTACGTATATCTGGGTGAAGAGTCGTTGGCTCTTCTTGGCGACAGTGATGGACTTGCATTCAAGACGCATTGTGGGTTGGTCGCTAGAAACAACGATGACAGTCGAGCTCATCACCAATGCTCTAAAAATGGCGTTCGAGTCACGTAAGCCGCCTAAGGGAGTCATTATTCACTCGGACCGAGGTGTACAATACAGGGCCTATAAATATCAAGACTTCATGCGCAAGCATGGAGGTGTACCGAGCATGAGTCGACAGGGCAACTGTTGGGATAATGCGGTGATGGAGTCGTTCTACAGTCGACTGAAAGTCGAACTGATATACGCAGAAGACTATCAAACTGTTGAAGAAGCTCGGATGGGCATCTTCGAATACATCGAGGTATTTTACAATCGCAGAAGAAGACACTCAGCGTTGGGGTATGTCAGCCCAGTTGAGTACGAAAGTAGGTAG
- a CDS encoding Tfp pilus assembly protein, which yields MVLSFGSQLHSFWRWTCVCMMLLRKMPFKQMCLKKSLLNNRLRS from the coding sequence ATCGTTTTAAGTTTTGGCAGCCAACTTCACAGCTTTTGGCGTTGGACGTGTGTTTGTATGATGCTTTTGCGTAAAATGCCTTTCAAGCAAATGTGTTTAAAAAAATCATTGTTAAACAATAGGCTACGAAGCTAA
- a CDS encoding DUF645 family protein yields the protein MLDVQHSKPGFTKGCIIAVIWLSLSRTLNRGQLNLDHFKFWLPTSQLLALDMCLSDAFS from the coding sequence TTGTTGGATGTTCAACACTCAAAGCCTGGTTTCACAAAAGGCTGCATCATCGCTGTGATCTGGCTTTCTTTGTCGCGGACTCTTAACCGTGGTCAACTCAACCTTGATCATTTTAAATTTTGGTTGCCAACTTCACAGCTTTTGGCGTTGGACATGTGCTTGTCCGATGCATTTTCGTAA
- a CDS encoding type II toxin-antitoxin system ParD family antitoxin gives MAKNTSITLGEHFDVFITSQIQSGRYGSASEVIRSALRLLENQETKLQSLRQLLVEGEQSGDADYDLDSFINELDSENIR, from the coding sequence ATGGCTAAAAACACAAGTATCACTCTTGGTGAACACTTCGATGTCTTTATTACAAGCCAAATACAAAGTGGACGTTACGGCTCAGCAAGTGAAGTCATTCGCTCTGCGCTACGTCTACTCGAGAACCAAGAAACCAAACTACAGTCACTCCGTCAATTACTCGTTGAAGGTGAGCAAAGTGGTGATGCTGATTATGACCTTGATAGCTTCATCAATGAACTCGATAGTGAAAACATTCGATGA
- a CDS encoding GNAT family N-acetyltransferase: protein MKVIEASVSNLDDIAILFDAYRQFYEQESDIQGARNFIEMHMKNGDSVIFLALSEGNEPLGFAQLYPSFSSVAMKRMWYLNDLYVSENARKKGVSRALLQKVASFAKDTDAITVKLATAVSNEKAKSLYESEGYVKVTAFEHYTQRVKLA from the coding sequence ATGAAAGTGATTGAAGCGAGTGTTTCAAATTTAGATGACATTGCGATCTTATTTGATGCCTATCGTCAGTTTTATGAGCAAGAAAGTGATATTCAAGGCGCTAGAAATTTTATCGAGATGCACATGAAAAATGGTGACTCAGTGATTTTTCTAGCCTTATCAGAAGGTAATGAGCCTCTAGGTTTTGCGCAGCTATATCCTTCCTTTTCCTCAGTTGCGATGAAAAGGATGTGGTATTTAAACGATCTGTATGTGTCTGAGAATGCACGTAAAAAAGGTGTCAGCAGAGCTTTACTACAGAAAGTTGCTTCTTTTGCCAAAGACACAGACGCGATAACAGTCAAACTGGCGACAGCGGTATCCAATGAAAAAGCTAAATCGCTTTATGAGTCTGAAGGTTATGTGAAAGTCACAGCCTTTGAACATTACACTCAACGGGTAAAATTGGCATAA
- a CDS encoding DMT family transporter yields MKTVNKNIQTICYTVIALIAFAANSVLCRIALKDDVIDAPSFTAIRLLSGVLMFLVLLSFKAKQSTNTSEKRSGNWKSALMLFVYAITFSYAYTSLDTGTGALVLFGAVQLTMITSSVFKGKILHISEWLGVCISFSGLAYLVYPTLTAPSLSGFILMGLSGIAWGMYTSVGRGSIDPMRDTASNFKYTVPLIMALIVITFPLMDISFYGAILAVASGAFASALGYTIWYIALSGLTEIEAAVVQLSVPVIAAIGGVLFVSESIDIRLVIACILVLGGIFIVLISRRRFVKR; encoded by the coding sequence ATGAAAACAGTAAATAAAAATATCCAGACGATATGCTATACCGTCATAGCATTAATTGCGTTTGCTGCAAATTCTGTATTGTGCCGAATTGCGTTGAAAGATGATGTCATTGATGCACCAAGTTTTACTGCGATTCGTCTTTTATCTGGCGTTTTAATGTTTCTAGTTTTATTGAGTTTTAAAGCTAAGCAATCAACAAATACTTCAGAAAAAAGATCTGGTAACTGGAAATCTGCATTAATGCTATTTGTTTATGCAATTACATTTTCATATGCTTACACCTCCTTGGATACAGGGACAGGGGCGCTAGTTCTATTTGGTGCCGTCCAGCTAACAATGATAACTAGCAGTGTCTTTAAGGGGAAAATATTGCATATATCAGAGTGGCTAGGGGTTTGCATTTCTTTTTCGGGTCTTGCTTACTTAGTATATCCAACGCTAACTGCTCCTAGTCTCTCTGGATTTATTCTAATGGGACTATCTGGTATTGCCTGGGGAATGTACACATCGGTTGGTCGTGGTTCAATTGATCCGATGAGAGATACTGCCTCTAACTTTAAGTACACAGTTCCTTTAATAATGGCTTTGATTGTAATTACTTTTCCATTAATGGATATTTCATTTTATGGAGCGATATTGGCCGTTGCTTCGGGGGCGTTTGCTTCAGCGTTAGGCTATACGATTTGGTATATCGCACTAAGTGGTTTAACAGAGATTGAAGCTGCAGTGGTTCAGTTATCCGTTCCTGTTATAGCGGCTATTGGTGGTGTTTTATTTGTTTCTGAATCAATCGATATACGATTAGTTATTGCATGCATACTTGTTCTTGGTGGGATTTTTATTGTGTTAATCAGCCGCCGAAGGTTTGTAAAACGGTGA
- a CDS encoding nucleotidyltransferase family protein, with the protein MKGIVDLIRKDPIRLEALECVYQLELPQCYIAAGFVRNLVWDSLHHNVKLTPLNDIDVIFFDADRLDSDYEKSLELKLSEQMPQLNWQVKNQAKMHLQNGDNAYQSILDAMSYWPEKETAVAVRKVEHDRYECISAFGFESLFQGFITHNPKRAYGIFENRVKSKGWLAVWPNLRIAP; encoded by the coding sequence ATGAAAGGTATCGTTGATTTAATTAGAAAAGATCCCATTCGACTTGAAGCACTAGAATGTGTCTACCAGCTTGAACTGCCTCAATGCTACATAGCCGCAGGTTTTGTGCGAAATCTTGTCTGGGACTCTTTACATCACAACGTAAAGCTGACGCCATTAAACGACATTGATGTCATTTTCTTCGATGCCGATCGTTTAGATTCAGATTATGAAAAATCACTTGAGCTCAAGTTGTCGGAGCAAATGCCCCAGCTCAATTGGCAAGTGAAAAATCAAGCTAAGATGCACTTACAAAATGGCGACAATGCTTACCAAAGCATATTGGATGCCATGAGCTATTGGCCTGAAAAAGAAACGGCGGTAGCGGTGAGAAAAGTCGAGCATGATCGTTACGAATGTATATCAGCCTTTGGTTTCGAGAGTTTATTTCAAGGATTCATCACACATAATCCTAAACGAGCATATGGAATCTTCGAAAATCGAGTAAAGTCAAAGGGTTGGCTGGCTGTGTGGCCTAACTTGAGAATTGCGCCATAA
- a CDS encoding DUF645 family protein, which produces MVSQKRHHCCERAFFVVDSVSGQLNLDRFEFWQPTSQLLALDVCLFDAFA; this is translated from the coding sequence TTGGTTTCACAAAAGCGGCATCATTGCTGTGAGCGTGCTTTCTTTGTCGTTGATTCGGTAAGTGGCCAACTTAACCTTGACCGTTTTGAGTTTTGGCAGCCAACTTCACAGCTTTTGGCGTTGGACGTGTGTTTGTTTGATGCATTTGCGTAA
- a CDS encoding ClbS/DfsB family four-helix bundle protein, with protein MSSVPESKDELLTAINSIFPKLMDDYRSVPASMARQCEIEGNVKGTQISVCDTVAYLVGWGNLVLKWHSLKSQGLPVDFPDTGYKWNQLGLLAVSFHDQYRDWQYEDLLQELDSTINKLILLVTSLSNEELYETTWYEQWTFGRMIQFNTSSPMKNMRAKVRRFNKNNRLR; from the coding sequence ATGTCTTCAGTTCCAGAATCAAAAGATGAGTTGCTCACAGCGATAAATTCTATATTCCCGAAACTTATGGACGACTATCGGAGCGTTCCAGCATCAATGGCACGTCAGTGTGAAATTGAGGGTAACGTAAAAGGAACACAAATTAGCGTTTGTGACACAGTCGCTTATCTTGTTGGTTGGGGAAACTTGGTTTTGAAATGGCACAGTTTGAAGTCTCAAGGTTTGCCAGTCGATTTTCCTGACACGGGTTATAAATGGAATCAGCTTGGATTGTTGGCAGTCAGTTTTCACGATCAGTACCGTGATTGGCAATACGAGGACTTACTTCAGGAGTTAGACTCAACAATAAACAAGCTTATCTTGTTAGTCACAAGTTTAAGCAATGAAGAATTGTATGAAACGACGTGGTATGAACAATGGACATTTGGTCGAATGATCCAGTTCAACACGTCATCACCAATGAAGAATATGCGAGCCAAAGTTAGGCGCTTTAACAAAAACAACAGGCTTCGGTAG
- a CDS encoding DUF645 family protein, translating into MLSDVPHGKFGFTKGSIIAVIWFSLSRTLNRGQTNLGRFKFWQPTSQLLALEVCLRDAFT; encoded by the coding sequence ATGTTGTCGGATGTTCCACACGGAAAGTTTGGTTTCACAAAAGGCAGCATCATCGCTGTGATCTGGTTTTCTTTGTCGCGGACTCTTAACCGTGGCCAAACTAACCTTGGTCGTTTTAAGTTTTGGCAGCCAACCTCACAGCTTTTGGCGTTGGAAGTGTGTTTGCGTGATGCTTTTACGTAA
- a CDS encoding YgaP family membrane protein: MTIENGVRVLAGSMILLSVILTWFVHPNFLWLTVFVGVNLIQSAFTGFCPAVFFLKKLGLR; encoded by the coding sequence ATGACGATTGAAAACGGTGTAAGAGTATTAGCTGGCAGCATGATTCTGCTTTCAGTCATTCTCACTTGGTTTGTTCACCCTAATTTTCTGTGGCTAACAGTATTTGTGGGCGTAAACCTGATCCAAAGCGCATTCACAGGATTTTGTCCTGCCGTCTTCTTTCTTAAGAAACTAGGATTACGTTAA
- a CDS encoding FAD-dependent oxidoreductase, with product MTKIVIIGGVAGGASAAARARRLSEDAEIIMFERGPYVSFANCGLPYHIGGDIKERSNLLLQTPESFLARFNVDVRTMNEVLRVNRAAKTITVRNLLDQSEYDESYDFLLLSPGAGPIVPPIPGIQNPLTHSLRNIPDMDKIIQTLQMNKPEHATVVGGGFIGLEMMEAFHQLGIKTTLIEMAEQVMTPVDREMAGFAHAEIRAKGIDLRLGVALKSVEYRPAATLPSTESGESLEHKHVEGELDLVLSNGDTLTTDILIMAIGVRPETKLAAEAGLQLGELGGIWVNEQMQTSDPAIYAVGDAVEEKDFVTGKQTLVPLAGPANRQGRMAADNMLGRNESYQGTQGTAICKIFDLAVASTGKNEKQLKREGIAYEKVYVHTASHASYYPGAEVVSFKMLFDPQTGKIFGAQAVGKDGIDKRIDVMAVAQRAGMTVEQLQHLELTYAPPFGSAKDVINQAAFVATNLMKGDAKAIHFDEIDSLTADQVLLDVRNPMELQNVGYLPGAINIPVDQLRQRMNELPNDKEIVIYCQVGLRGNVAYRQLVNNGFKARNLIGGYRTYVYAQM from the coding sequence ATGACGAAAATAGTGATTATTGGTGGTGTTGCAGGTGGTGCATCCGCAGCGGCTCGTGCTCGTCGACTCAGCGAAGACGCTGAAATCATCATGTTTGAACGCGGCCCCTATGTCTCTTTTGCCAACTGTGGCTTGCCATATCACATTGGTGGCGACATCAAAGAACGCAGCAATTTGCTGCTGCAAACGCCAGAGAGTTTTTTAGCGCGTTTTAATGTGGATGTGCGCACCATGAATGAAGTGTTGCGCGTGAATCGTGCGGCAAAAACCATTACCGTACGTAATCTGCTCGACCAATCTGAGTATGATGAAAGCTATGATTTTCTTCTGCTTTCTCCTGGTGCTGGCCCAATCGTGCCACCTATCCCAGGGATTCAAAACCCACTGACTCATTCGCTGCGTAACATTCCAGATATGGATAAGATCATCCAAACGCTGCAAATGAATAAACCAGAACATGCCACCGTGGTTGGCGGTGGTTTTATCGGGTTGGAAATGATGGAAGCCTTTCACCAACTGGGCATCAAAACCACGCTGATTGAAATGGCCGAACAAGTGATGACACCGGTCGATCGCGAAATGGCGGGCTTTGCTCACGCTGAAATTCGCGCCAAAGGTATCGACCTGCGTTTAGGCGTGGCTTTGAAATCGGTCGAATACAGACCCGCAGCCACCTTACCGAGCACGGAATCGGGTGAATCCCTTGAGCATAAACACGTGGAAGGCGAACTGGATTTGGTGCTCAGTAATGGTGACACCCTAACTACCGACATTTTGATCATGGCGATTGGTGTACGCCCAGAAACCAAACTGGCCGCGGAAGCCGGTTTGCAGCTCGGTGAACTTGGCGGCATTTGGGTCAACGAGCAGATGCAAACCAGCGATCCGGCAATTTACGCGGTCGGTGATGCGGTTGAAGAGAAAGATTTTGTTACAGGTAAACAAACGCTGGTTCCACTGGCGGGGCCTGCTAACCGTCAAGGTCGTATGGCCGCAGATAACATGCTTGGTCGTAATGAAAGTTACCAAGGTACGCAAGGCACCGCGATTTGTAAGATCTTCGATTTAGCGGTGGCTTCGACCGGTAAAAACGAGAAACAGCTTAAACGTGAAGGCATTGCTTACGAAAAAGTGTATGTGCACACCGCAAGCCATGCGAGCTACTATCCGGGGGCGGAAGTAGTGTCGTTCAAGATGTTGTTTGATCCACAGACAGGCAAAATCTTCGGCGCACAGGCCGTGGGTAAAGATGGCATTGATAAGCGTATCGATGTGATGGCGGTTGCACAACGTGCAGGCATGACGGTTGAGCAGTTACAGCACCTTGAACTGACCTACGCTCCCCCATTTGGTAGTGCGAAAGATGTGATTAACCAAGCCGCCTTTGTCGCCACCAATCTGATGAAAGGTGATGCCAAAGCGATCCATTTTGATGAGATTGATAGCCTCACCGCAGATCAAGTGTTGCTTGATGTACGTAACCCGATGGAGCTACAAAACGTGGGTTACTTGCCCGGCGCAATCAATATCCCTGTTGACCAGTTGCGCCAGCGCATGAACGAGCTGCCGAATGACAAAGAGATTGTGATTTATTGCCAAGTAGGGTTACGCGGTAACGTAGCGTACCGTCAACTGGTCAATAACGGTTTTAAAGCACGCAACTTGATTGGTGGTTATCGTACTTATGTATATGCCCAAATGTAA
- a CDS encoding transposase: MAKHRNPAYTEEFRKEAVRLASLPGRTAVSVAKELGISAQQIRNWKRQFTRLSDKQFNTLDGVDYSKKESEELRALRRENKRLKDEMEFLKKVSAYFAKQQE, translated from the coding sequence ATGGCTAAACATCGTAATCCAGCGTACACCGAAGAGTTTCGCAAAGAAGCAGTTCGGCTGGCCAGCCTTCCCGGCCGAACTGCCGTCTCTGTTGCTAAAGAGCTGGGTATCAGTGCCCAGCAGATCCGGAACTGGAAGCGCCAGTTCACACGCCTATCTGATAAACAGTTTAACACCTTAGATGGTGTCGATTATTCGAAGAAAGAGTCCGAAGAGCTTCGAGCGCTAAGGCGCGAGAACAAGCGGCTCAAAGATGAAATGGAATTCCTAAAAAAGGTCTCGGCGTACTTCGCGAAGCAGCAAGAGTGA
- a CDS encoding VOC family protein, with translation MSKVVQQQIGNIALVVENYDDAIEFYTKKLQFSLVEDTDLGGGKRWVQVSPPNSNGTNLLLAQASTEEQAQFVGNQTGGRVFLFLQTNNFWRDYELMKTNGVVFNEEPRVEEYGIVVVFQDLYGNKWDLVYPTKSRQHITTYFRTQLG, from the coding sequence ATGTCTAAAGTCGTTCAACAGCAAATCGGCAATATCGCACTTGTCGTAGAAAACTACGATGATGCCATTGAGTTCTATACAAAAAAGCTTCAGTTCAGTTTGGTTGAAGATACCGATTTGGGTGGTGGTAAACGTTGGGTTCAAGTTTCGCCGCCAAACTCGAATGGAACGAACCTACTTCTTGCTCAAGCAAGTACCGAAGAGCAAGCTCAATTTGTAGGTAATCAGACTGGAGGTCGTGTTTTTCTGTTTCTACAAACGAATAACTTCTGGCGAGATTATGAGTTGATGAAGACCAATGGTGTTGTTTTTAATGAAGAACCACGAGTAGAAGAGTATGGGATAGTGGTTGTGTTCCAAGATCTTTATGGAAACAAATGGGATCTGGTGTACCCCACAAAAAGTAGACAGCACATAACTACCTACTTTCGTACTCAACTGGGCTGA
- a CDS encoding MmcQ/YjbR family DNA-binding protein — MNHDEFNQFCRSFPATTYVVQWGGSHVWKVAGKVFSIGSIGKDQQPVFTFKTSDLNFEYLSEHDGYIPAPYFANRGMKWIQQTETSGVLDEELKYYLSESYRLVVLGLSKRLQKELGITPRADGESAS; from the coding sequence ATGAATCACGATGAGTTCAACCAGTTTTGTCGATCCTTTCCTGCTACTACATACGTAGTGCAATGGGGTGGCTCTCATGTTTGGAAAGTGGCTGGAAAAGTGTTTTCTATTGGTAGTATCGGCAAGGATCAGCAACCCGTTTTTACTTTCAAAACATCGGATTTGAACTTTGAGTATCTGAGTGAGCACGATGGTTATATTCCCGCCCCTTACTTTGCCAACCGAGGGATGAAGTGGATCCAACAAACGGAGACGTCAGGTGTATTAGACGAAGAGTTGAAGTATTACTTGTCTGAGTCCTACCGTCTTGTTGTGCTCGGGCTTAGTAAAAGGTTACAGAAAGAGTTGGGAATTACGCCAAGAGCAGATGGTGAATCCGCCTCATAA
- a CDS encoding DUF645 family protein: MLLDIQYGKFGFTKGCIIAVILLSLSRTLNRGQLSLDRFEF, from the coding sequence ATGTTGTTGGATATTCAATACGGCAAGTTTGGTTTCACAAAAGGCTGCATTATCGCTGTGATCTTGCTTTCTTTGTCGCGGACTCTTAACCGTGGTCAACTTAGCCTTGACCGTTTTGAGTTTTGA
- a CDS encoding GNAT family N-acetyltransferase, which yields MRFEAVQAKMDISKDLAQLTSELGYKASHKETENWLSELISSPLHFVFVAVSDLNVCGWIVVEKRVFLESGFIAEITGLIVGAEYRRNGIAEALVNAAEKWASSQGLKQIVVRSNVSREESHVFYRSIGFTHSKTSHVYVKRLNFA from the coding sequence ATGCGGTTTGAAGCTGTTCAAGCAAAAATGGATATTTCAAAAGATCTAGCTCAATTGACATCCGAATTGGGTTATAAAGCTAGTCACAAGGAAACAGAGAATTGGTTAAGTGAATTAATAAGCTCACCTTTGCATTTTGTTTTTGTTGCTGTTTCAGATTTGAATGTTTGTGGTTGGATAGTCGTCGAAAAACGCGTATTCCTAGAATCAGGCTTTATAGCAGAAATTACTGGACTTATTGTTGGCGCAGAATATCGACGCAATGGAATCGCCGAAGCATTAGTGAATGCTGCCGAAAAATGGGCGAGTAGCCAGGGGTTAAAACAAATCGTGGTTCGGTCTAATGTATCTCGAGAAGAATCGCATGTGTTTTATCGTTCGATAGGTTTTACACATTCCAAAACATCGCACGTTTACGTGAAGCGGTTGAATTTTGCCTAA
- a CDS encoding VOC family protein: MFSHIMIGSNDIEKSKVFYDAILSVLGYPAGVIDAKGRCLYINQDGVLGITKPVNGEPATHGNGMTIGFKVSSPELVEAWHAAGLGNGGVACEDPPGIRTSGQRKMYLAYLRDPAGNKLCATHHMSTGN; encoded by the coding sequence ATGTTTAGTCACATCATGATCGGCTCAAATGACATTGAAAAGTCAAAGGTTTTCTATGATGCAATATTGTCAGTGTTAGGTTATCCGGCGGGTGTTATTGACGCTAAAGGCCGCTGTCTCTACATAAACCAAGACGGTGTACTTGGTATTACGAAACCAGTGAATGGTGAACCTGCGACGCATGGTAATGGGATGACAATTGGTTTTAAAGTTAGTAGTCCAGAGTTAGTAGAAGCATGGCATGCAGCCGGTTTAGGAAATGGTGGTGTTGCTTGTGAAGATCCTCCGGGTATCAGAACGAGTGGACAAAGAAAAATGTATTTAGCTTATTTACGAGATCCAGCAGGCAATAAGCTATGTGCAACACATCATATGTCCACGGGTAACTAA
- a CDS encoding type II toxin-antitoxin system RelE/ParE family toxin: protein MKPFNLTVAAKADLRDIALFTQRRWGKEQRNVYLKQFDDSFWLLAENPDIGKSCDEIREGYRKFPQGSHVIFYQQIGSQQIRVIRILHKSMDVNPIFGA from the coding sequence ATGAAACCATTTAATCTTACTGTCGCCGCTAAAGCCGATTTACGGGATATTGCTTTATTCACTCAACGACGCTGGGGAAAAGAGCAGCGAAATGTTTATTTAAAGCAATTCGATGATTCCTTTTGGCTTTTAGCGGAAAATCCCGACATCGGTAAATCATGCGATGAAATTCGAGAGGGATACAGAAAATTTCCCCAAGGGAGCCACGTCATCTTTTATCAGCAAATCGGCAGCCAACAAATCAGGGTGATCCGAATTCTTCATAAGAGCATGGATGTGAACCCAATATTTGGCGCATAA
- a CDS encoding linear amide C-N hydrolase, whose product MLTRPLVALLSVIATFSITSVADACTGVTLKSQDGAVVFGRTMEWGSFDLQSRVVIVPRGHQFSGQTPDSKPGLNWKAQHGFIGLDAPAMGEGLILDGMNEKGLTVNGFYLPGFTQYQQYDPAKSNVSIGPGDVIPYLLSTSETIDEAKLALTKVYVTPVISPSLGFAPPAHYIITEPSGKAVVIEYIKGELTIFEAPLGVITNAPNYDWHMTNLRNYLNLSHVSLPTKRIENMDFSPLGAGSGMIGLPGDNTPPSRFVRAVAFSQTARSTATGSETVYELFRILDNFNLPLGAAEGAGEGEKEAKETKDIMRSSTIWTTIYDTKNKTLYYHTQHNRRVRSIDVSKIDFVSLRKPILIPLDRVKAEDIEDVTPIQM is encoded by the coding sequence ATGTTGACGAGACCACTCGTAGCGTTGCTGTCTGTAATTGCTACTTTTTCTATAACATCGGTTGCCGATGCTTGCACTGGAGTTACCCTAAAGTCACAAGATGGAGCGGTAGTTTTTGGTCGCACCATGGAATGGGGTTCCTTCGATCTTCAATCCAGAGTTGTAATTGTTCCCCGTGGACACCAATTCTCCGGTCAGACTCCTGACAGTAAGCCCGGCTTAAACTGGAAAGCTCAACATGGCTTTATAGGCTTGGATGCTCCAGCTATGGGGGAGGGACTGATTCTTGATGGTATGAATGAGAAGGGACTCACTGTCAATGGGTTCTATCTTCCAGGGTTTACCCAGTATCAGCAATATGATCCAGCCAAGTCGAATGTAAGTATAGGTCCCGGAGATGTAATACCTTATTTACTTTCTACTTCTGAAACGATAGATGAAGCTAAACTTGCACTCACCAAAGTGTATGTAACGCCAGTAATCTCACCATCTCTTGGTTTTGCTCCGCCCGCACATTACATCATCACAGAGCCTAGTGGAAAAGCTGTTGTGATCGAATATATAAAGGGTGAACTTACGATCTTTGAAGCCCCTCTTGGTGTTATAACCAATGCTCCAAACTATGATTGGCATATGACCAACCTGCGGAATTATCTCAACTTATCGCATGTATCCTTGCCGACCAAGAGAATTGAAAATATGGATTTTTCTCCACTAGGTGCCGGAAGCGGTATGATCGGATTGCCCGGAGATAATACGCCTCCTTCGCGATTCGTTCGTGCTGTCGCTTTTTCTCAGACTGCTCGGTCTACAGCAACTGGGTCTGAGACGGTCTACGAATTGTTCCGTATATTAGATAATTTCAACTTGCCACTTGGAGCCGCTGAAGGCGCCGGTGAGGGTGAGAAGGAAGCAAAAGAAACGAAGGACATCATGCGAAGCTCTACTATCTGGACCACGATTTATGATACGAAGAACAAAACCTTGTATTACCACACACAGCATAATAGACGGGTTCGCTCAATTGATGTAAGCAAAATTGACTTCGTTTCATTGCGTAAGCCAATTCTAATTCCTCTCGACAGAGTAAAGGCTGAAGACATTGAGGATGTCACCCCAATTCAGATGTAG
- a CDS encoding ArsR/SmtB family transcription factor, translated as MTKQANDHIEIEQMKSNAVEVAELLRVMAHPERLMVLCQLTNREMGVGQLQQGSTLSQSAFSQHLTVLRKHGIIQARKESQQVFYSLADSRITALIQSLQNVFCR; from the coding sequence ATGACTAAGCAAGCCAATGACCACATTGAAATTGAACAAATGAAGAGTAATGCCGTGGAAGTTGCTGAGCTACTGCGCGTGATGGCTCATCCGGAACGGTTAATGGTGTTGTGCCAACTGACCAATCGCGAGATGGGGGTTGGGCAGTTACAACAAGGTTCAACATTGAGTCAGTCTGCGTTTTCTCAGCATCTTACCGTGCTGCGTAAACACGGCATTATTCAGGCGCGTAAAGAATCACAACAAGTTTTCTATAGCCTAGCTGACAGCCGAATCACCGCGTTGATTCAAAGTTTACAGAATGTGTTTTGTCGATAA